From the genome of Bacteroidota bacterium:
TTTGTGACATCATTCAATAGACCATTTCGATCGTTACCGGAAATTTTTACACCAGCAATAAAATCACCAGCACCGGATTCAGGCCATGATACACGAACAATTCGCTGTTCTCCATTACTCAGCATCGATTGAACGTTGCGGCAGTTTTTTCGGTGAATTTTAATCCCCTCACCAGTGGTAACATATCCTACAATGTCATCCCCCGGAATTGGATTGCAGCATTTGGCATATGTATACAACATATCGCCTTTAGTGCCGAAGATTGATATTCCCGTCGTAAGATTTCTGGCTGTGTCGACAAATTTATTGAACATCGACGTTGATTCATCGACTTTTGTTTCCGTTTCACCTTTGAGATTCGTATCAGTCAACTCACTAATGACGACATCAACATCAATCTCTTCATTTTTGATTGCGAGATAAAACAACTGAAGATTGTCATACCGTTTTGTATGAACAAACTTTGTGAGATCATCATCATTAATATGAAGTTTTGCCTTTTTCGCTTTTTTATCCCAAATCTCTTTCCCTTCATCAATCAGTTTTCGTTCTTCTTCCTTGATGTATCGGCGAATATGGGATTTTGCTTTATGAGTTATCGCAAATTTTTCCCAATCAAAATTCGGTTTTTGCTTTTTCGATGTAATAACTTCCACTTGATCGCCGCTTCGGAGAATTGTGTTTAATGGAACAATTCTACCGTTTACTTTTGCACCAATCGTATGAAAACCGACATCCGAATGGATTTCAAAAGCAAAATCAATCGCCGTGGCACCTTTGGGAAGGATCTTCAAGTCACCTTTTGGTGTGAAGACATAAATTTCATCCTGGTAAAGATTTAGTTTGAAACTTTCGATTAATTCTTTCGGTGACACATTTTCGTCTGCCTGTTTTTGGTCGAACATTTCACGAACCCAGTTGATCCAATTTTCCAACTCTCTGTCCAACGGCGCCTGCGAACTATTCTCTTTATAATACCAATGCGCCGCAACACCGCGTTCCGCGATTTCATGCATTTGGCGCGTTCGGATCTGTACTTCAACCATTTTTCCTTCGGGACCGACAACTGTTGTGTGAAGCGATTGGTAGCCGTTCTTTTTGGGAATGGAAATATAATTTTTAAAACGTTCGGGAATTGGTTTATAGATTTCAGAGATGATGCCGTATACTGTGAAACACTCGTTATTGTCCGGCGTTTGCAAGATGATACGAACGGCGAACATATCGTAAATTTCTTCCAACGGTTTTGAACGTTTCTGCATCTTATTGTAAATGCTAAATAAGTGCTTGGGACGTCCTTCAATTTCAAATTTCAAATTGCTCTGACGAAGCCGTGTTTCAACAGGGACAATAAACTTGCGGATATAATGTTCTCGTTCTCGTCGTTTGGAATTCAACCCGTGTGCAATCTCTTCATACTCTTTTCGATGAAGATGCTTAAACGCCAGATCTTCCAACTCCCATTTTATTTTTGCAAGACCAAACCGATGAGCAAACGGTGCGTAGATATCAAGGGTTTCTTTTGCGATGCGTTGTTGTTTTTCGGCGGGAAGATATTCCAATGTCCGCATGTTATGCAGGCGATCGGCAAACTTAATAATCATCACACGGATATCATTGACCATGGAGAGGAGCAGTTTACGGTAATTTTCTGCCTGTGTAATCTCATGGCTGTCAAAGATATTGCTAATTTTTGTTGCACCATCGACTATTTCTGCAATCGTATCTCCAAATTCTTTGCGAATAATGTCAATATCGATATCGGTATCTTCCACTACGTCGTGAAGCAATGCCGATGCAACAGAAACATCATCCAACGCAATCTCTTTAGCAACTACCATTGCCACTTCAAAAGGGTGGCCAAAATACGGTTCGCCGGAACTACGCAAGTCATGCTTATGCG
Proteins encoded in this window:
- a CDS encoding bifunctional (p)ppGpp synthetase/guanosine-3',5'-bis(diphosphate) 3'-pyrophosphohydrolase; the encoded protein is MLLAKHKKKLDDLLAVCHKNLHKVNVDLITRAFEMSVEAHKHDLRSSGEPYFGHPFEVAMVVAKEIALDDVSVASALLHDVVEDTDIDIDIIRKEFGDTIAEIVDGATKISNIFDSHEITQAENYRKLLLSMVNDIRVMIIKFADRLHNMRTLEYLPAEKQQRIAKETLDIYAPFAHRFGLAKIKWELEDLAFKHLHRKEYEEIAHGLNSKRREREHYIRKFIVPVETRLRQSNLKFEIEGRPKHLFSIYNKMQKRSKPLEEIYDMFAVRIILQTPDNNECFTVYGIISEIYKPIPERFKNYISIPKKNGYQSLHTTVVGPEGKMVEVQIRTRQMHEIAERGVAAHWYYKENSSQAPLDRELENWINWVREMFDQKQADENVSPKELIESFKLNLYQDEIYVFTPKGDLKILPKGATAIDFAFEIHSDVGFHTIGAKVNGRIVPLNTILRSGDQVEVITSKKQKPNFDWEKFAITHKAKSHIRRYIKEEERKLIDEGKEIWDKKAKKAKLHINDDDLTKFVHTKRYDNLQLFYLAIKNEEIDVDVVISELTDTNLKGETETKVDESTSMFNKFVDTARNLTTGISIFGTKGDMLYTYAKCCNPIPGDDIVGYVTTGEGIKIHRKNCRNVQSMLSNGEQRIVRVSWPESGAGDFIAGVKISGNDRNGLLNDVTNAISNFNSTNIRGVTINTKDSFFDGQFILYVKDIAHLNNIIDRLRRIKNITKVERFDE